DNA from Malus sylvestris chromosome 11, drMalSylv7.2, whole genome shotgun sequence:
ATTTAGTGAGAGAAAATTTCAAGAGCGACATTAAACTAGAAAAATCATCCTCATTATCCATGAGAGAGGAGGAAAAAATATTTATGaatttggtggtggtggagaaaATGCTCAAAAAGAAGTACATGCTAAAACTACTTCAATATGAAATTTCAGGGATACACCTTCGAAACTTAGGAATTAGAAACATTTAGTGAGAGAAAAATTCGAGAGAACCGTTAAACTAGaaaaatcatcatcatcatccgtgagagaggaggaaaaaatatttatgaatttggtggtggtggtggtggtgacttCAATATGAAATATCAGGGATACACTTTCGAAACTTAGGAATTTGAAACATTTCATGAGAGAAATTTTTTAGAGCAACATTAAACTAGAAAAATCATCCTCATTATCCAtgagagaggaggaaaaagTCTAGATTGAGTATTTACAACAAGCTATACATCTCTTTTGTCCCCCAACTAAAGAAGCCCGCTTCTGAGGCATTTAGGGGACTCCTCGTAGAATCAGGCTCTTGAGCTTGCATACAATGTGAAGAAAAACAGAATTCTAAAGCAATTCACTATGAAATCATATCCATTGATTAATCATCAGCATAGGTTTGTGTGCTTCTTCAGTTTAGATATCAAATCCTATCCCTATCAATTTCAATAGTTTTCTATGAACTCATATCTTTTGTCCTCCAACTAAAGAAGCCAGCTATTGAGGCACTTCAAGGGGACTCCTTATATTATCAGGCTCTTGGTCTTGCATAGAGTTTGAAGAAGGGGTGGTGCTATCAACACACCTccaatcgaatgaattgaagacgaccaaaagaacataaattaacaaggagtGTGTGGGatgtaaaaatgggtgtgtggatagcacaaccCTTGAAGAAAAAGGGTTCTAAAACAATTCATTGTGAAATTAAAATAGTCCTGGACTATTCATCAGCATAGCTTTGTGTGCTTAATTTATCGATAgtttccccaaaacaaggatGAAGGATCTACATATCAATACCACGCAATCCAGAACGTATGTACACACccataaacatatgcatacagaTGGAAACGCAATTGTTTGCATACAAATCTttaattaggaaaaaaaaaaaactgaattcaGGGTCAGGTCAAGGTGATGAGGCAACCGCAGATGCAAGGCTAAATTGATGTGTGCCTAGTGCTTAGTCAAATGTCATTATGCACAGGCCGGCAGATGCAAGTAAGTAAAACACCAAAAATTGATCCTAAGTAAGTAGAGTCTGTGGAGTATTCAAGGATGTGGTTGGAAATTAGCAAGAAAATTTGATGGGATGGGATGCCTGTAAGATTTTGAAACAGACGACAGAAtatattgagaaaaaaaaagagagagaaagggataaAGGGACCTTCAAGAAGCGGCCCCTGCGATTTTCGCCAATGTCAAAGTAGAAGACCTGAGAAGGAGAAATTAAGGTCagccagaaaaagaaaataaagaagaagaaagcatgAGGGAGGGAGGGAACTTGCCTTGGTGTCGAGCTGCAATTCCTTGCTGAAGACTTCCTGGTCATCCGAATTGACATAGTAATTGAAGAGGTCGAGAAACCAAGAGATGCCGGAGAAGGGAACGATGATGGTGGACCTGGTGGCCGACGTCTTCTCGGAAATTTTAAGATAGCGGCCGCGAGGGTTCTCTTTGAGATCGAAGTAGAAAAGCTTGTGCTCAACCTGCAGCGTCTTACACAGGAGCTCGACGTCGTTaccaccgccgccgccgccgccaccgccTCCACCTCCACCGCCTACTGCCGCTGCACAGCCTCCTACGCCCCCCGAATTCCCTTCCATCTCCAAATCCTTCTGTTTATGTTATTTCGTAATCTTAACCTAATCCAAATAAATAAGCACCAAATTTGCCACTCCACCACTAGTACTAGCTAGTTGTTTCGTTGAGAGTCAGTCGTGAGAGTTGAGACATACCACCGACGGAAGCTATGGAGCTCTGGTTGGTTGGTAAATTGCTACTTGGTAGGTGTCAGCCCCCAGATCTCACTTCTCAACTTGGAATTGCTCCTCGATTGCTAGTTATGCAAACTAGGGTTTTGGGCCTTGGGGATGTCATGTGAGGGCGAAATTGAACCACTCATACTCTCAGCCTCCAGTTTCCACACTCCACTTCCCATCCCCCTACATGCAAGTTTCTattatatcattttattttgttttatttattcattttattttgattcatcaACTGTACCAAATTTGCATTTTCGTTCCTCGATACCAAATTTGCCTATTTTCACACAAAATTTCCATTTGTTTTCCGCACATCTACCTTTTCTCGTTTTCTTGAATAAGGAATATATTACTAAACATTTAAATTAACAGTTAATGAGTGTTTAAAATGTGAGTCAAATCTAAAAATTACATGATGTAATatgtaaaaattgaaacttcGTGGCACAGTTTGCAAATAAACCACAAACCTTGTGATGTAAAGTACAGTTAACCCTATTTAGtttaaagttttattaattttaatcaattaatgcatatttaatattttgttttaattgaaGATTAACGGAAGCGACCAAAATTGTTAACTTTTGACATCATAGTGATCATACTGACTAAATTGAACACAAAGACTAAAAGAGAATTTGACCCAAAGTTCAATAACCAAAAAAGTTTGTAACCCTTTGTTGGGAGACTTTTAGAGCAAATCCACCCCTAtagactttgtgccagcacccagcccatttatctactccagtgaacagtaatagactccAATGAATATTAATAGGTCAATGCATCTTcacccctaacaaaaaatagcctagtcaattttattaaaattttattattttttattataaaataataaaaataattattataaagCTGGGCTTACATAAAAAAAGGAACAAACTTGGACTGGAAAGAAAAAAGGGGGGATCTTTCGCGGCGGGCGGCGGTAGTTTAGGCGACTTCTGAGGGGGGAGGAAAGTTGAGGTCGAGATCGAGCCGCCCGTTGCAGGAGGTGCGACGACCGAGGATGAGGACGAGTCGTTGTGGCTCGAGCCTGATGTGGGGGGCGGGGGGGGTCGAACCTGCAAGTTTCGCGGGCATGCTGGAGGGCGGCAGCACTGTCGGCCCGTGCGAAGGCATCAAAGAAAATCAAGGGACGGGAAGTGGGAAGCGGGCGGGGAGACGGCGGGGAGGAGGACTCCACGATGCTGCTGTGGCTGTTGCTGATGTTCGTCGTTGCAGCTAATTTGGCGGCGTTGTTCATGTTGGCGTTGACGGCTCTATGGCTCATTCCCTCCGTGGCTCCTTGCCCTCCGACACCACGCTGGCGTCAGCTAGGCGTCACTTGAGCCGGTCCCAAAGTCTGTCGATTTTAGGCCAACTTGTGTactggcttgggctgggtgccaatCGATTCCACGGGCTGGAGTGGATTAGCTGAGTCTCAGCCTGTTTCTTCCACTGGGTGCCGGCCTATCCCACccccggtggacttgctcttaggtTGAGGTGGACTTGGGCTTTAAGAACGTCATCTTGTCTCCTTTGGTGCAAATTTGTACCAAGTCCTAGGATGTCCTAGGATATCTCGAAAGAGTTAGCTTATCTTAGGAAATACCTTAGTAACATCAACGGAGCATGATTGATCAAAATAATGACTTGCTCAAGTGAAACGTGGTGTGAAAGCTAGAAGATTATCGGTTTAACATGAGAGAGAAGGGATTTGCATGGTTGCCTGGCATTCTTGGCTGGATGATTAGGGTTTTCCTAGGGTGATAGTAAGGCTTCTAATGGCTGGGATGTTTAATGGAAGGTTGTGGGAGTTACTAAGGTTGCATGGATGATGATTGAGGCTTGGAGTATGCTTTTGGGCTAAGTGGAACTCTCTGGGTTTATTTCCTGGGTGGTTCTCTATTCCTGCATTTCTGCTATATCTCTCTCTGTTACCTCAATCCTCTGCTCAAATGGTTTCCCCCTCCTTATGTAAGTGAAGGGTTCTTTTCTAGGCTTTTAAGGAATCTCTTTTTGTGGCTTAGTTTTCCCCTTCCTTTTTCCCTAGCCCTCATACCTTTTTGGTGTAAGGTAGTTGCACTATTGAAACATGCAATCTACTTATTCCCAAGGTGTGCCTTTCCCAGGTCAGCCTTCCGCAGACACTACTCCTGGTAGCGTGGCTTATGGCTTTCACGTGTTGGTTGTTTGTGCAAGCTGGGAAGGGAAATTCATCATCAAATGCCTGACTTGCTGAGCTTAGCATGCATTTAATGTAGGAATCTAGTTTAGTCCTAACTAAGAGGATTGGCTTGCTAGGGAAAGGGGTAAACTAGGctagttctctctcaattttgccTGCATGAAATGCAAAGAGTATGGGCTTGGATCTTTAGGCTCTTAAGCAACCCAGAGTCTTCCATAACCCCGATTCCACTTAGGCCCAATAACATTTTGTAATCATCCACACCACAATCCACTTGACAAGCCCCGAATATGTGACTTAAGCGTAGCATGAATAATGACCAGCATGAGGAAGCTTGGCGTGATGAATAGGCATATGGCGTGATTTATGCGAATATCCAGCTTAATTAAGGtggcatggcatatttgtaAATATATTCCTCATCAATCCCGTGACTTGGCGTATGTTTAGGCTTGAATGTAGGCTTTATATGACAATTGGGCCTTGCGACTTGGTTGGATTGGTGTGTGAGATTTTTGGGCCCCAACACTCTTAAAACCTTGATTGATAATGTAACTAGGTTAAAGCGGCCCAATACAAGTTACAACAACACAGCCCAATAGAAATTGGGGACAACCAAAAAGTCTAATCagcaataagacaaaaaataaaggaaaatcaTAACCTAATCCCTATCAAACAAAATGCTGCCACCGCCGCAACCTCTTCGTCGGCAACTACAAGAGCAGCCACCCTAAGAAAAATCAACTCCTCGTTGAATTCAACGAAGGTATCGCAGTGCAAAACCTTTAAACTTGCAACAATGAAgtattctcaaccaaattttgcCACCAAAATCGCCGCACCAAAGAAGATTCACCAGATCTGAACCACCATCACATGCCCCTGCAAGTAGAACCaagaaccaaaacaaaaaggaagGAGATGGGGCTAAGGGGGCATTTAGATCACTGTCTCTTTGGGCAAAGCCGCAACACGCTTGCCCTTGATTTTTTGGCATGCCAATCGGGTGCGGAGCAGTAAAAGGATATAGTTCTGAGAGCCAAAACAAGTGAAACGTAAGTGGCTTTAAGCAAAGAATGAGGAAGGGATGGAATGTGAGGAGCAAATGAACAAAGTGGAAGAGAATAGGTGTTGGGAGTTGAAGGAGGATGGTTGTAGGATGGGGTTGTCAAAGGCAAAACAAACACCGAGAAATGGCAAAGGACGCCAAGAATAAAAGTCGTCACCTCACAATCCGACAGCTATAGGCAGTGAAAGGGCAGGACACAAACATAATTACTAAAGAGGAGAAGAAAAATGTGGAAGAGCAAGAGAGTTGCCGCCAGTCCCAACCAGAGGAAGGAGTAAGCCGCGAAGAGCAGGGGAGTTTTGGTGGGGTTCAGCGGGAAAGCGGCTAAAGGTTTTCTCATTGATAATCAAAGAATGGGGGTAATTTCATTACACGGTGTAACGTGCAGCAATTAGCTAAAAAGAATTATAACATACACACATTTTCTCCTTCTGGATGTCCTTATTCTTTCTGTCTCTCGACTCTCGTTTGATTTGTTCAATCCAATAATCAGAAATGAAGAACAAATCAAATAATCAGAAATGAAAAGGGTGGGCATGAAGAGAAAATTCGCAACTGAAAATTACCTCCCCCGATATTTCAGATGCACAGCCTCATTATAATGAGGTCTGTTAAAAAGTGTGAAGGAATGAGATGGGAGAAATATTAAAGCGCAAGCCATTTGAGTTGGGACAAGAAATGAATAATTGGCCCTTGTTGCAAAACGAATGAATAATTGGCCCTTGTTGCAAAACGAATAAATTTATTATCTATTTTTCAGTGGCATAACAAACGATAAGATTTTCTGTACTGTAATCAGTTACACAGCCAGACAATcgatagaagaaaaaaaatcaatattatCATGAGGATACACATTCTAAAATAACCCTAAATCATTATTGCCAACATAACAGAACGCTCTTGAGAAAGTGAACAAATATTACAAAGGTAACATCCCACTGCAACTATATATAACAAGCAACAACTTTTGAGTTACCTAAGATCCAATTGCTAGCACCATAACAGATGACTGTTATCTCGCATGTACAAGTCAAGACTCCTGGGGCGTCTCAAATCTCGTTGGAGTGTCAATCCCCATCATACAGCAAATGCCCGATATTAAGATTATAAGCAAAACAATTCCCTGAATCATCACAAGAAGAGACATCATCAGCATCGTGCATACTTGCATCTTAAGGAACTAGAAAAATATATAGGCCATGCGTACTTGTCATTataacaaatccacacaattaCTATGTCTGAATAGGGATGTATGAGTATATTTGCATCTATGGGccaaagagaaaaaggaaatggaAAACTTTGTGGAAAGGGCATTGGACATCCTGACGACAAGTAATAGTTACAAGAGTGTCCATATATGACTGGAGTGGGCAATTATACTTTTTAGCAGTAAAAAAGATATAGAGGTGGGtattaatttaagttattttgtcTGAGAACTATCTGGGTACGATTAGGACCATAGGGAGATAGCAAAATGTAGTGGCTACAAACTCTTATAAAAACCATAGTATAGCAAAACAAAAGATGTGGAAAAGGACACTTACAACTAGAAGTCCCTCTAGAAGAGATGATTTTAATAGACAAACTTCATCACAGGCCGTAGAATTGGCTGATGCATTTCCTGAACCACTTTCGGCCAGAAATCTTTCTAATTCTCGATGAGAAGGATATTGGATCGACTTACTGGGATCTGAAACATATAGAACTCCATACTTTGCCCCAGATTGATCCAAGGAATTAACAAGCTCAGAAAAAACTTTACCTGCAAAAATCGAATTGAAATATTTGAATGACCATCCATGTCCTAGAGCAGTGTGACTGAGTACACAACCAAAAAACTTATATGATTCATGTATATCACAATATACTAACAGTTTTAACTTAACAGACCCTCAGAATGTGGTTGGTCAAATTCTTTGGAAGATTCAGATCCTTTATGGCAGAACACAACCAAATCTACTTCCCCATTGGATCTCTTCTCCATCCTTGAAACAAGGTAATCCTGCCATATTTTTATTGGGGAAAGAAAGACATCAGATCTTTTTCATAGACCAAACATGTTTCTAATGTAATATACACGATCGTCAAGTTAATTTACATGGAATGATTGCACATTTGTGAGCTTTTGAACATTTTCACCCTCAATCGAGCATGACCCCAATAAAGCAACATTACTGAGTCCTAAATCCTGCCCACAAGTCTCTGAAATCTCTGACACCAAAGAACTTTCCATAGAATCATCCTCCGGTGCAGCAACATAAGGGAAGGCCATGGAAAAATTGGATCCTGAGAAAGAGGTCTATTGAAGACCATGGAATGGCAGCTATTAAACCAAAATTTTCATCATATATATCAACCAAAAGACCACAAGCAATTGGGCAAACTCTACCTACTTTCAGCAAGTCCACAAGAGCTGGATCTGCATGTCTGTTTGCAGGAATATCTGAAGATTGTAactaagaaaagaaagaaagctcAAGAAATAAACAACGACAAAGGCTTTTCTCTGTATTGCAATGTCAATAATAAAGCTCATCAAAAGTGAAAGCTCTCTTTGGTTCTTAGAGAGTGATTCTTATACTTATTCAAAATCTTGgaaatttaaatccaaattaTATACATGTTACTTCCCTGGCATTGTACTTTATGCAAAGCAAGCAACTGCTTTGATTCTAGAAAAACAGTTTACAATTTAATCCCGTAAAAGATAAAAAAGTAAGGTAGCTGGACACCTAAGCAAACAAGAACAAATTGCCTCAGCACTGTATAACATCCTCAGCCACCACAAAGGTTCAAATATGAAGTAGCTTTCATCTGAACTGGGAACATGTATATGAAAGTTACCCGATGAAAGGAAGACAACATCGAAATTCTTACCTCCTGACCCACAAAGACAAGAGCCAGCTCCAGAGGCTGATGAACGTTGTTTGCAGAGCACTatggaattgaaaacaaatacataaatataACTTGGAAAACACATCAATAGCGCGAAAACCTAtagaataaaaagaaagaaaaccaaAGAGCACAACTAAAAGAAGCGCAATAAACTATCGGAAAAGAAAATACCAGTACGTTGGACCAGCCACCTTCGGTAAGAAGAGACTTTGCTAAATCCTTGGGGGATATTGTCTGATAATTTACGGCTGCCTTGACTCTGTTTTCAGAGAGCATGTAATCAGTAAAAAATGATAGAGTATCCGATGGTAAGTAATGACTAATGAGACTAAGAAACTTGAGTGGATTGGTAAAATAGGGTGTTAGGTGAAGGAAGGAAGGACGGAAGGAAGGAGTACATATGGTAATGAGGGGACCAGAGGAAAGCTGGCACTGTGGAAGCTGAAGTGGAAGGTGCTCCTGCAAGCGCAAGCAAACCCACCAAAACTAGCACCAGAGGCTGAGCTGCCTTCATCTTCTTTGCTTCGTTGCTTCTTTGCTTCTTTGCTTCTACACACAACCAACCCACACAACACACAACAAACACATATGGATCAGATTCAGCA
Protein-coding regions in this window:
- the LOC126589372 gene encoding uncharacterized protein LOC126589372, with translation MKAAQPLVLVLVGLLALAGAPSTSASTVPAFLWSPHYHIVKAAVNYQTISPKDLAKSLLTEGGWSNVLCSANNVHQPLELALVFVGQELQSSDIPANRHADPALVDLLKTSFSGSNFSMAFPYVAAPEDDSMESSLVSEISETCGQDLGLSNVALLGSCSIEGENVQKLTNVQSFHDYLVSRMEKRSNGEVDLVVFCHKGSESSKEFDQPHSEGKVFSELVNSLDQSGAKYGVLYVSDPSKSIQYPSHRELERFLAESGSGNASANSTACDEVCLLKSSLLEGLLVGIVLLIILISGICCMMGIDTPTRFETPQES